In one Drosophila albomicans strain 15112-1751.03 chromosome X, ASM965048v2, whole genome shotgun sequence genomic region, the following are encoded:
- the LOC117572569 gene encoding J domain-containing protein DDB_G0295729, whose translation MSYQIKRTPYFRRMFNHSRRNGQLQRLREEYERIQEFNDRTIELKMRQVRLKRLFREIEDINESPSPLTLSASSATRRQQPLLLPLTPEAMQAQQRRERVEALERARELGQEMSRRNAELAENGSGFYLRSELRATAKMRAADEARRDAQERRQRAARRISYGNAQSRSNIERIALRRQRQEEADALLYRHDLPTSPPARLSQQQVLPDQLNVAQPDIVKRSMLQQRLQYGNSRSSNNMMRSQMAAAQRVMNCISGTDQAASVNAHLQVIKQHAQLEFEHRLRNTNTPLLLDTHADNNDSDNDNNNNGGEAPTMKNSNAVNSEDEMQTALLPPTEHEPLSYDDDNMPSTSQNALRLNSDVAAATTTPQPSRLLSATPSERASERWHRISLTLPWLKVTTTHDQHQLMAAASARLPNISISIAGEDVNDSSSYSTPATHGNHADNYQSFRGPSLLQEDLMQIMELDIDRHGQRPYHN comes from the coding sequence ATGTCCTATCAAATCAAGCGTACGCCATATTTTCGACGCATGTTCAACCACAGTCGCCGCAATGGGCAACTGCAGCGTTTGCGCGAGGAATACGAACGCATCCAAGAGTTCAATGATCGCACCATCGAGCTGAAGATGCGCCAGGTGCGTCTCAAGCGATTGTTTCGTGAAATCGAGGACATCAATGAGTCGCCCAGTCCCCTAACATTGAGTGCGTCGTCGGCGACGCGTCGCCaacagccgctgctgctgccgctgacgCCGGAAGCGATGCAGGCGCAGCAGCGACGCGAACGTGTCGAGGCACTCGAAAGGGCCCGAGAGCTGGGCCAGGAGATGTCGCGTCGCAACGCCGAGCTGGCAGAGAATGGCAGCGGTTTCTATTTGCGCAGCGAACTGCGCGCCACCGCCAAAATGCGCGCAGCCGACGAGGCGCGTCGCGATGCCCAGGAGCGGCGTCAACGCGCCGCTCGACGCATCAGCTATGGCAATGCGCAGTCGCGCTCGAATATTGAGCGCATTGCGCTGCGACGCCAGCGGCAAGAGGAGGCCGATGCGCTGCTCTATCGGCACGATTTGCCGACATCGCCGCCGGCACGACTATCGCAGCAGCAGGTGTTGCCAGATCAGTTGAATGTGGCGCAGCCAGATATCGTGAAACGTTCGATGCTGCAGCAGCGTTTGCAATATGGCAACTCGCGTTCCTCCAACAACATGATGCGCAGTCAAATGGCGGCTGCGCAGCGTGTGATGAATTGCATATCAGGGACGGATCAGGCGGCGAGCGTTAATGCGCATTTGCAGGTGATTAAACAGCATGCGCAATTGGAGTTTGAGCATCGATTGCGCAACACAAATACTCCTTTGCTGCTCGATACCCATGCCGATAACAACGAcagcgataacgataacaataacaatggtGGCGAGGCGCCGACAATGAAGAATTCAAATGCTGTCAACTCTGAGGATGAAATGCAGACAGCGCTGCTGCCGCCAACGGAGCACGAACCCTTGAGCTACGACGACGATAATATGCCCAGCACCAGCCAGAATGCTTTAAGACTAAACAGTGATGTcgccgcagcaacaacgacgccGCAACCAAGTCGCCTACTTAGTGCAACTCCATCGGAACGTGCCTCGGAGCGTTGGCATCGCATATCGCTGACATTGCCCTGGCTGAAGGTCACCACCACACATGATCAACACCAGTTGATGGCTGCTGCCTCAGCGCGTTTGCCCAACATCAGCATCTCCATTGCTGGCGAGGATGTGAACGACAGCAGCTCATACAGCACACCGGCAACGCATGGCAACCACGCGGACAATTATCAAAGCTTTAGGGGACCATCGTTGTTGCAGGAGGATCTCATGCAGATCATGGAATTGGATATAGATAGACATGGTCAGCGTCCATATCACAATTAG
- the LOC117572577 gene encoding something about silencing protein 10, producing the protein MDSEVDDYEPTDSEEEYNEEEREILQDYRKERQRRADNKRNQKQSVLAFSESDDDDDDEEEDPYAAQRAQRKAKKSKRKTAAAGNDDDDDDEDDVAQLMRDSDIEGAEDDDGDLPDTMDWGTNKRTYYNTDFVDQDYSSYNAQEEDMAKAEEEEAKKIQLRLAKQLNEADFQLDDMMESSSVKQSAQKAAKKSTTKSSMETIKVTTDLAGLGKRERLQLLQKDSPEFLGITQEFKRQLHEVQKLTAPVLNYVRHHQVPVVPALQFAQLYQSVLLSYCSNVSYYLLLKATRSNVKYHPVVKRLVQLKQLREQLAERYVEFIEPQLEALLERIQDGDAFTVLDVAQRKAKLQILDKYNETSAEQKQEQQVAAAAEEEEDDDDEETDDDDKDEDEDAAELARRGITYQMAKNKGLTPHRKKELRNPRVKHRGKYRKALIRRKGAVRSVRTEVKRYGGEVSGIKAGVTKSVKFRT; encoded by the coding sequence ATGGATAGTGAAGTGGATGATTATGAGCCCACCGACTCCGAGGAGGAGTACAATGAGGAGGAACGTGAAATCTTACAGGATTATCGCAAGGAGCGCCAGAGACGCGCCGACAACAAACGCAACCAAAAACAATCTGTGCTGGCGTTCAGCGAAagcgacgatgatgatgacgatgaggaaGAGGATCCTTATGCGGCACAACGGGCGCaaagaaaagccaaaaagtCCAAGCGCAAGACTGCAGCAGCTggcaatgatgatgacgatgacgacgaagaCGATGTGGCGCAATTGATGCGAGACAGCGACATCGAAGGCGCCGAAGACGACGATGGCGATCTGCCCGATACTATGGACTGGGGCACCAACAAGCGAACGTATTATAATACCGATTTCGTGGATCAAGACTACAGTAGCTACAATGCACAGGAGGAGGACATGGCCAAGGCCGAGGAAGAGGAGGCCAAAAAGATACAATTGCGTCTGGCCAAACAACTAAACGAAGCCGACTTCCAGCTGGACGACATGATGGAATCCAGCAGCGTCAAGCAAAGCGCACAAAAAGCAGCCAAGAAGTCGACCACAAAGTCCAGCATGGAGACCATCAAGGTGACCACAGATCTGGCCGGTCTGGGGAAGCGTGAACGCTTACAACTATTGCAAAAGGATTCACCCGAATTCCTGGGCATCACACAGGAATTCAAGAGGCAGCTGCACGAGGTACAAAAGCTGACAGCGCCCGTCCTCAACTATGTGCGGCATCATCAGGTGCCTGTGGTGCCAGCTTTGCAATTCGCCCAGCTCTATCAGAGCGTGCTCCTCAGCTACTGCTCCAACGTCAGCTACTATTTGCTGCTAAAAGCAACGCGCAGCAATGTCAAGTATCATCCGGTGGTCAAGCGTCTGGTACAACTGAAGCAGCTGCGCGAACAGCTCGCCGAGCGTTATGTGGAGTTCATAGAGCCACAGCTGGAGGCGTTGCTGGAGCGCATCCAGGATGGCGATGCATTCACAGTGCTCGATGTGGCGCAACGCAAGGCCAAGCTGCAGATACTCGACAAGTACAACGAGACGTCAGCAGAGCAGAAGCAAGAACAGCaagtggcggcggcggcggaggaggaagaagacgacgacgacgaggagaCGGATGACGATGACAAAGATGAAGATGAGGACGCGGCGGAGTTGGCGCGTCGTGGCATCACCTATCAAATGGCCAAGAACAAGGGCCTGACGCCGCATCGCAAGAAGGAGCTGCGCAATCCGCGTGTCAAGCATCGCGGCAAATATCGCAAGGCGCTCATCCGACGCAAGGGCGCCGTCCGATCTGTGCGCACCGAGGTCAAGCGCTACGGCGGAGAGGTGTCTGGCATCAAGGCGGGCGTCAC
- the LOC117567535 gene encoding thioredoxin-1: MNTITTIRSINDFNKRIDSAEGKVVVLDFYATWCGPCKEIEKTVKSLARQYEGKVIFLKVNVDKYDELVQRYKVRSMPTFVFLRGARRLGSIIGADEHKLVKMLAKVGK; this comes from the coding sequence ATGAACACCATAACCACCATTCGCAGCATCAACGACTTCAACAAACGCATCGATTCGGCCGAAGGCAAAGTGGTGGTGCTTGATTTTTATGCAACATGGTGCGGTCCCTGTAAGGAAATCGAGAAGACGGTGAAATCACTGGCCCGTCAATATGAGGGCAAGGTGATATTCCTGAAGGTCAATGTGGACAAATACGATGAACTGGTGCAAAGGTACAAAGTGCGCAGCATGCCAACATTTGTCTTCCTGAGAGGCGCTCGACGCCTGGGCTCCATTATCGGGGCTGATGAGCACAAACTGGTGAAGATGCTGGCCAAGGTGGGCAAGTGA
- the LOC117572587 gene encoding tudor domain-containing 6, translating to MKKLKTHELGTMKWDIESSDDKLDSAEALLDETELSAEFRMENFIHRIQSKYVLVRPKSEEVFNVNGPQEAIRLGAELAVKTLSQEHTVGNKLQLKVTEVYSPFQFWFLEAKDANLVTEMSHKIFNFYSDGHGLCWMLTPPFLKPGYICAAFHQSAWKRARIVSVISAREVSVYMLDYGQSAQLPANQLNFLHKQFMQLPAMAMRGTLTDVYPLDLHWPANATNYFKVLVRGRYVYAVIKDTDIEDRTLFVNLCDSPDLQHSISDQLIRNKLAGISRNYSAKTIESNNGRRVRYIRERLPSFDMLEQQLIIADCEKFEKMFDGIVYNSQFYRHFKAPKLTNPFHKDLENALDDWLEKHKRIQRMNP from the exons ATGAAGAAGCTAAAGACACATGAGCTTGGCACCATGAAGTGGGATATTGAGAGTTCCGATGATAAGTTGGACAGCGCCGAAGCTTTGCTGGATGAAACTGAGCTGAGTGCCGAGTTCCGTATGGAAAACTTTATACATCGCATTCAATCGAAATATGTGCTG gTTCGTCCAAAGTCCGAGGAAGTGTTTAATGTGAATGGGCCACAGGAAGCTATTCGCTTAGGTGCAGAGCTGGCTGTCAAGACGCTTTCACAGGAGCACACAGTTGGCAACAAGTTACAGCTCAAGGTAACCGAG GTTTACAGCCCCTTTCAGTTCTGGTTTCTGGAGGCCAAAGATGCCAATCTGGTGACGGAGATGTCCCATAAGATATT CAACTTTTATAGCGATGGGCATGGATTGTGTTGGATGCTGACGCCTCCCTTTCTGAAACCCGGCTACATTTGCGCCGCCTTTCATCAATCCGCGTGGAAGCGTGCACGCATCGTGAGTGTGATCTCCGCCAGAGAGGTGTCCGTCTATATGCTTGACTATGGCCAAAGTGCTCAATTGCCGGCTAATCAGCTGAATTTTCTGCACAAGCAATTCATGCAACTTCCGGCAATGGCAATGCGTGGCACTTTGACGGACGTGTATCCTCTAGATTTGCATTGGCCGGCGAATGCGACGAACTACTTTAAAGTCCTGGTGCGTGGTCGTTATGTTTATGCCGTCATTAAAGACACTGACATCGAGGATCGTACTCTCTTTGTCAATCTTTGTGATTCACCGGACTTGCAGCACAGCATCAGCGATCAGTTGATCCGTAATAAATTGGCAGGCATCAGTCGAAATTATAGCGCTAAAACGATCGAATCCAACAACGGACGACGTGTTCGCTATATACGCGAACGTCTGCCCAG CTTTGACATGTTGGAACAGCAATTGATTATCGCTGACTGcgaaaaatttgaaaagatGTTCGATGGGATCGTctataattcacaattttataGACACTTCAAGGCGCCCAAGTTGACGAATCCTTTTCACAAAGATCTCGAGAATGCGTTGGACGACTGGTTGGAGAAACACAAGCGCATTCAGCGCATGAATCCATAA